Proteins found in one Schistocerca serialis cubense isolate TAMUIC-IGC-003099 chromosome 5, iqSchSeri2.2, whole genome shotgun sequence genomic segment:
- the LOC126482239 gene encoding uncharacterized protein LOC126482239 gives MLGSQGEEAKERKPRRGSQGEEAKERKPRRGSQGEEAKERKPRRGSQGEEAKERKPRRGSQGEEAKERKPRRGSQGEEAKERKPRRGSQGEEAKERKPRRGSQGEEAKERKPRRGSQGEEAKERKPRRGSQGEEAKERKPRRGSQGEEAKERKPRRGSQGEEAKERKPRRGSQGEEAKERKPRRGSQGEEAKERKPRRGSQGEEAKERKPRRGSQGEEAKERKPRRGSQGEEAKERKPRRGSQGEEAKERKPRRGSQGEEAKERKPRRGSQGEEAKERKPRRGSQGEEAKERKPRRGSQGEEAKERKPRRGSQGEEAKERKPRRGSQGEEAKDRKARRGRQGEEGKERKARRGRQGEEGKERKARRGRQGEEGKERKARRGRQGEEGKERKARRGRQGEEGKERKARRGRQGEEGKERKARRGRQGEEGKGKSK, from the coding sequence aggaagccaaggagaggaagccaaggagaggaagccaaggagaggaagccaaggagaggaagccaaggagaggaagccaaggagaggaagccaaggagaggaagccaaggagaggaagccaaggagaggaagccaaggagaggaagccaaggagaggaagccaaggagaggaagccaaggagaggaagccaaggagaggaagccaaggagaggaagccaaggagaggaagccaaggagaggaagccaaggagaggaagccaaggagaggaagccaaggagaggaagccaaggagaggaagccaaggagaggaagccaaggagaggaagccaaggagaggaagccaaggagaggaagccaaggagaggaagccaaggagaggaagccaaggagaggaagccaaggagaggaagccaaggagaggaagccaaggagaggaagccaaggagaggaagccaaggagaggaagccaaggagaggaagccaaggagaggaagccaaggagaggaagccaaggagaggaagccaaggagaggaagccaaggagaggaagccaaggagaggaagccaaggagaggaagccaaggagaggaagccaaggagaggaagccaaggagaggaagccaaggagaggaagccaaggagaggaagccaaggagaggaagccaaggagaggaagccaaggagaggaagccaaggagaggaagccaaggagaggaagccaaggagaggaagccaaggagaggaagccaaggagaggaagccaaggagaggaagccaaggagaggaagccaaggagaggaagccaaggagaggaagccaaggagaggaagccaaggagaggaagccaaggagaggaagccaaggagaggaagccaaggagaggaagccaaggagaggaagccaaggagaggaagccaaggagaggaagccaaggagaggaagccaaggagaggaagccaaggagaggaagccaaggagaggaagccaaggataggaaggcaaggagaggaaggcaaggagaggaaggcaaggagaggaaggcaaggagaggaaggcaaggagaggaaggcaaggagaggaaggcaaggagaggaaggcaaggagaggaaggcaaggagaggaaggcaaggagaggaaggcaaggagaggaaggcaaggagaggaaggcaaggagaggaaggcaaggagaggaaggcaaggagaggaaggcaaggagaggaaggcaaggagaggaaggcaaggagaggaaggcaaggagaggaaggcaaggagaggaaggcaagggaaagagtaagtga